In Bacteroidota bacterium, one genomic interval encodes:
- the ggt gene encoding gamma-glutamyltransferase — protein sequence MPKSIFSKNHTSFILVFSIIFFYSCTVYSQIPQIKEGMVVSADSIATEVGVQILREGGNAIDAAVATGFALAVTYPVAGNIGGGGFMVIRLQNGEEITLDYREKAPSGASRDMYLDKEGNFIDSLAQEGILSGGVPGSVSGMLAALEKYGTMSRERVVAPALKLAREGFKLPKPTAASFKKYNRAFNKFSSTSAIFTKNGVPFEPGELFVQQDLANTLDLIIKEGNKGFYAGTVADKIVAHMKKESGLITTDDLLNYQTVFRTPVTGTYRGYKVISMPPPSSGGVALIQLLNILENIDLKSLEHSSPEYVHYLVEAMRRVYADRSEYLGDPDFYKVPVKELISKDYAKKLYSQIKAVATPSEEVKPGLETPKESMETTHYSVLDRWGNAVSVTTTINSGYGSKLVIEGTGFFLNNEMDDFSAKPGVPNQFGLLGSEANSIKPGKRMLSSMTPTILLKDNTPFLIVGSPGGSTIITSVLQVILNVVDFGYDIRQAVDQPRFHHQWYPDVVSIEEDLFTSDFREVFLKKGYTVKFIPQLGLIEAISVDNKTGKVSGASDRRGSGLARGEGEK from the coding sequence ATGCCAAAATCGATCTTTTCTAAGAATCACACTTCGTTCATTTTAGTTTTTTCCATTATCTTTTTTTATAGCTGTACAGTCTATTCCCAGATTCCACAAATTAAAGAGGGGATGGTTGTTTCAGCAGATTCAATTGCCACAGAAGTTGGGGTCCAGATACTAAGGGAGGGCGGTAACGCAATCGATGCTGCAGTTGCAACAGGGTTTGCACTTGCGGTTACATACCCCGTAGCCGGTAATATCGGCGGTGGCGGATTTATGGTTATCAGGCTGCAGAATGGAGAGGAAATTACTCTCGATTACCGTGAAAAAGCTCCATCAGGGGCTTCAAGGGACATGTATCTTGATAAAGAAGGGAATTTCATCGACTCTCTGGCTCAAGAAGGCATTCTCTCCGGTGGTGTTCCGGGAAGTGTTTCAGGAATGCTGGCAGCACTTGAAAAATACGGGACAATGAGCAGAGAGAGAGTGGTTGCACCGGCTCTCAAACTTGCAAGAGAGGGCTTTAAATTACCCAAACCAACGGCAGCATCATTCAAAAAGTATAATAGAGCTTTCAACAAATTCTCTTCAACCTCTGCAATATTCACAAAAAACGGTGTTCCGTTCGAACCGGGTGAACTGTTTGTTCAACAGGACCTTGCGAACACACTTGATTTGATAATCAAAGAAGGTAATAAAGGATTTTACGCGGGAACTGTTGCAGATAAGATTGTAGCTCATATGAAAAAGGAATCGGGTTTAATTACCACAGATGATCTCTTAAACTACCAAACAGTCTTTCGCACGCCTGTTACAGGTACCTACAGGGGATATAAGGTGATCTCGATGCCTCCTCCAAGCTCGGGCGGCGTTGCTCTGATTCAGTTGCTTAATATCCTCGAAAATATCGATTTGAAATCTTTGGAGCATTCTTCACCTGAATATGTTCATTATCTGGTCGAGGCGATGCGGAGAGTTTATGCTGACAGGTCTGAATATCTGGGAGATCCAGACTTTTATAAGGTTCCTGTAAAAGAGCTGATCAGCAAGGATTATGCTAAAAAGCTATACTCGCAGATCAAAGCCGTTGCAACCCCCTCAGAAGAAGTAAAACCAGGTCTGGAAACACCTAAAGAAAGCATGGAGACCACTCACTACTCCGTTTTGGACCGGTGGGGAAATGCTGTCAGTGTTACAACCACCATTAATTCGGGATATGGATCCAAACTTGTTATTGAAGGTACCGGTTTTTTCCTGAACAACGAAATGGATGATTTCTCTGCAAAACCGGGGGTTCCGAATCAGTTTGGTCTGCTGGGAAGCGAGGCTAACTCAATAAAACCGGGTAAAAGGATGCTCTCGTCGATGACTCCAACAATTTTACTCAAAGACAATACTCCTTTCCTGATTGTTGGTTCCCCGGGAGGTTCAACAATTATTACTTCCGTTCTTCAGGTAATTCTCAATGTTGTTGATTTTGGCTATGATATCAGGCAAGCTGTGGATCAGCCGCGATTCCATCATCAGTGGTACCCTGATGTGGTATCAATTGAAGAAGATTTATTCACCTCTGACTTCCGTGAAGTTTTTCTTAAGAAGGGTTACACGGTGAAATTTATACCACAACTTGGATTGATCGAAGCCATTTCCGTGGATAATAAAACCGGGAAAGTGTCAGGTGCCTCTGACAGAAGAGGATCGGGACTTGCAAGAGGGGAGGGTGAGAAATGA
- a CDS encoding MlaD family protein — protein sequence MNQQHKTELKVGLTVILGLLVLIWVIGWAKNLSVVDKDKKVKVLFGNVSGLEIGDNVTVNGVRKGFVETIVVQDSSVIVGLSLDNDVELPEGSKFYVTMLDLMGGKKVEIKPGSKKTPLDMTLLQKGEFQFDIPEVMSLVGNMSGDIPKIMTKIDTSLSAINAYLKDDDIKRDIKTGLKNFVALAVEFRSVLQEQRGQIDVLVKNGIKLSQNADSLTMTASGFIKENKDSIASSIKNLNNLLAQSDKLVSKLNSIIDETTSQKNNLGKLLYDEKGYDELKATLKDAKELLQLVKKQLKNEGLNVNAKIDLF from the coding sequence ATGAATCAACAGCATAAAACCGAATTAAAGGTCGGTTTGACAGTAATTCTTGGTCTCCTGGTACTGATTTGGGTGATTGGGTGGGCAAAGAATTTAAGCGTTGTCGACAAAGACAAAAAGGTCAAAGTGTTATTTGGAAATGTCTCAGGTTTGGAGATTGGTGACAATGTTACCGTTAATGGAGTTCGTAAAGGATTTGTTGAAACCATCGTGGTGCAGGATTCGTCAGTAATTGTAGGTCTTTCTTTGGATAACGATGTAGAATTACCGGAAGGGTCGAAGTTTTATGTGACCATGCTCGATCTCATGGGTGGCAAAAAGGTGGAAATAAAACCAGGCTCCAAAAAGACACCTCTTGATATGACACTTCTGCAGAAAGGTGAATTTCAGTTTGATATTCCCGAGGTAATGAGTCTCGTTGGAAATATGAGCGGGGATATTCCTAAAATAATGACCAAGATTGATACTTCCCTGAGCGCAATAAATGCTTATTTGAAAGATGACGATATAAAGCGCGACATAAAAACAGGATTGAAAAATTTCGTGGCACTTGCAGTAGAATTCAGATCAGTTCTGCAGGAGCAAAGAGGGCAGATCGATGTCCTTGTAAAAAACGGAATAAAACTGTCACAAAATGCTGACTCGTTAACGATGACTGCCTCCGGATTTATAAAAGAGAATAAAGACTCTATTGCGAGCAGCATCAAAAATCTTAACAATCTTTTAGCGCAATCCGACAAACTCGTTTCGAAGTTGAACTCCATTATCGATGAGACAACATCACAGAAGAATAATCTCGGGAAACTTCTATATGATGAAAAGGGTTATGACGAATTAAAGGCAACTCTCAAAGATGCGAAAGAACTTCTGCAATTAGTGAAAAAACAACTGAAAAATGAGGGATTGAATGTTAATGCCAAAATCGATCTTTTCTAA
- a CDS encoding hemolysin family protein: protein MATELILFFGLLGCFVVSALFSGSEVALFGTDKSLLKRGFHKNPLLLRYALFLVENPKRLLVTILLGNNLVNTLASILAVAITVIVAGKFSVDLESALTVQIATVTILVLLFGEITPKVFSTHNPIGFLKIALIPLYWVSLVLYPASELINEFINFAFQRFKLNKSKLAINQEDISQLADIGHKAGTLAEKEHEIIKGLVSYINVSVKQVMRPRVDIVAVPQNSSLDEVAKLILEAGHSRIPVYKDDLDKITGILYAKDLLPLIKNTMIRNKLAFTPTKLARPVMFVPETKLISELMQEFQEKKLHMAIVIDEYGGTSGLITLEDILEEILGDIRDEYDKEEPTIKKLGLNLYEVSGELTIGELEELLQVEFGEISPDIQTISGLIFESAGKIPEAGFSILIGPVQFKVTGVERNRLRKILVRRQQ from the coding sequence GTGGCAACCGAGCTGATTCTTTTTTTTGGTTTACTCGGTTGCTTTGTCGTGTCAGCTCTTTTCAGTGGATCAGAGGTAGCCTTATTCGGAACTGATAAATCGTTATTAAAGAGGGGATTCCACAAGAACCCCCTCTTGTTGCGATATGCGTTATTTCTGGTGGAAAACCCAAAGCGTCTGCTGGTTACGATTCTCCTGGGGAATAATCTTGTCAATACTCTGGCATCTATTCTCGCAGTCGCCATAACCGTCATTGTTGCCGGAAAATTTTCGGTTGACCTCGAATCTGCGCTTACTGTTCAGATAGCAACTGTAACAATTCTGGTTCTGCTTTTTGGCGAGATAACACCCAAAGTTTTCTCCACGCACAATCCCATCGGTTTCCTGAAAATTGCACTAATACCTTTATACTGGGTTAGTCTGGTGCTCTATCCGGCTTCAGAACTGATTAATGAATTTATTAATTTTGCTTTCCAAAGATTCAAGCTGAATAAATCCAAGCTTGCCATTAACCAGGAGGATATCTCTCAGCTTGCGGATATTGGACATAAAGCCGGTACTCTAGCCGAAAAAGAACATGAGATAATCAAAGGACTTGTCTCTTATATCAATGTTTCTGTGAAGCAGGTTATGAGACCCAGGGTGGATATAGTAGCAGTTCCTCAAAATTCATCCCTGGATGAAGTAGCAAAACTCATTCTCGAAGCAGGTCACAGCCGAATACCGGTTTACAAGGATGATCTGGATAAAATAACCGGGATTCTGTATGCAAAAGATTTGTTACCTTTGATTAAAAACACCATGATAAGAAACAAACTTGCTTTTACGCCCACAAAACTCGCCCGTCCGGTAATGTTTGTTCCGGAAACAAAATTAATAAGCGAATTAATGCAGGAATTCCAGGAAAAAAAGCTTCATATGGCAATTGTCATAGATGAGTATGGTGGAACTTCTGGTCTCATAACTCTTGAAGATATTCTTGAGGAGATACTCGGTGATATAAGAGATGAATACGATAAAGAGGAACCGACTATTAAAAAACTCGGACTCAATCTCTATGAAGTAAGTGGAGAACTGACCATCGGAGAACTTGAGGAATTGTTGCAGGTTGAATTCGGTGAAATATCTCCTGATATTCAAACCATCAGCGGTTTGATATTTGAAAGTGCCGGAAAGATTCCTGAAGCAGGTTTTTCTATTCTCATTGGACCTGTCCAGTTTAAGGTTACCGGAGTGGAAAGAAACAGACTTCGCAAAATATTAGTACGGCGTCAGCAGTGA
- the ssb gene encoding single-stranded DNA-binding protein, which translates to MALSLNKVMLVGNLGRDVETRFSNDNSLTISSFTMATSRSTKGKDGNWINESTWHNIVTFNLNDKVLEGLRKGVRVYVEGRIQIREYTKQDNTPAKVYEIVAERVQLVDKKQEDGSSPFEAYGAGPKSEGNGPSEPEAGKKVDDDLPF; encoded by the coding sequence GTGGCACTATCATTAAACAAGGTAATGCTTGTCGGCAATCTCGGGAGAGATGTAGAAACAAGATTTTCAAATGATAACAGTCTTACCATATCTTCGTTCACCATGGCAACGAGCAGAAGTACAAAAGGAAAAGACGGCAACTGGATTAATGAATCAACCTGGCACAATATTGTGACTTTCAATCTTAATGACAAAGTACTCGAAGGCCTTAGAAAGGGAGTCCGTGTCTATGTCGAGGGAAGAATCCAGATCAGAGAATACACTAAACAGGACAATACACCGGCGAAGGTCTACGAAATTGTAGCTGAAAGAGTTCAATTGGTTGATAAAAAGCAGGAAGATGGCAGTTCACCATTCGAAGCATACGGAGCCGGTCCAAAGTCTGAAGGCAACGGACCATCTGAACCTGAGGCAGGTAAAAAAGTCGACGATGATCTTCCATTTTAG
- a CDS encoding rRNA pseudouridine synthase: MTTSKIRINKFLAMSGVASRRKAEEYILEGRVDVNGNTIISLAFMVDPDKDKVSLDGEPLKFEDKVYYILNKPSGYITTVEDDKNRPTVMELIKTSKRIFPVGRLDYDTTGVLILSNDGEFANVMLHPKNKILRTYEVKLDKPFEQSHLEPLLKGVSIEGGKGRFESIKVDRKNPRSLTVECTEGRNLFVKRMFRKMGYFVDKLHRSKFAGFTVNDINSGAYRQASNQEIKDVLAKYTHS; the protein is encoded by the coding sequence ATGACAACATCGAAAATTAGAATTAATAAATTTCTCGCTATGTCGGGAGTGGCGAGCAGAAGAAAAGCGGAAGAGTACATTCTTGAAGGGAGAGTGGATGTAAACGGAAATACCATCATTTCTCTTGCTTTCATGGTTGATCCGGACAAGGATAAAGTATCTCTCGATGGCGAACCTCTAAAATTCGAGGACAAGGTATATTATATTCTGAATAAACCTTCAGGTTACATAACTACTGTAGAAGACGATAAAAACCGCCCCACAGTTATGGAACTGATAAAAACCTCGAAAAGAATTTTTCCTGTTGGCAGACTTGACTATGATACAACAGGAGTACTGATCCTTAGTAACGACGGTGAATTTGCAAATGTTATGCTACACCCTAAAAACAAGATTCTCAGAACTTATGAGGTAAAACTGGATAAGCCTTTTGAACAGAGCCACTTAGAGCCTTTGTTAAAAGGAGTTTCGATAGAGGGTGGAAAAGGCAGGTTTGAAAGCATTAAAGTCGACAGAAAGAATCCCCGCTCGCTGACGGTCGAGTGCACCGAAGGGAGAAATCTTTTTGTTAAAAGAATGTTCAGAAAGATGGGTTATTTTGTGGATAAACTTCATCGCAGCAAGTTCGCCGGTTTTACTGTAAACGATATCAACTCAGGCGCATACAGACAGGCGAGTAATCAAGAAATCAAGGATGTGCTTGCGAAATATACTCACAGTTAG
- the acpS gene encoding holo-ACP synthase — MIVGTGVDIIEIDRIRKSIEKFGDRFLNKIYTKTEIEFCSSKADKYRRYAARFAIKEAVYKAVMKYDSTIAWLDISVQNDSDGAPLLEDLAKITAIKQAGIRIHISLSHCNTFAVATAIAEKE, encoded by the coding sequence ATGATAGTAGGAACAGGGGTGGATATTATTGAGATCGACAGGATTCGCAAATCCATCGAAAAATTTGGCGACCGCTTTTTGAATAAAATTTATACCAAGACCGAAATTGAATTTTGTTCGAGCAAAGCAGATAAATACCGGCGATATGCTGCACGATTTGCAATAAAGGAAGCGGTCTATAAAGCTGTCATGAAATACGACTCCACAATCGCATGGCTTGACATCTCCGTGCAAAATGACAGCGACGGAGCACCTTTGCTAGAGGACCTTGCCAAAATAACGGCAATAAAACAGGCGGGTATCAGGATACACATATCCTTAAGTCATTGCAATACATTTGCAGTAGCTACTGCAATCGCTGAAAAAGAATAA
- the scpB gene encoding SMC-Scp complex subunit ScpB: MVEELYLPVIEGLVFASEDPITSDELVRAIIAIDGETTTISSGDIDSAIDLINLKYEPAHFPFKIVKIAGGFLFATKPELSKYLGYLNSEKIKRRLSQASLETLSIIAYKQPITKPDIEAIRGVNSDYILSTLLDKRLITISGRAETVGRPLLYGTTEEFLKYFGLNKISDLPKPREIDELMQDEDFIEQKRKLMMQAVEETIELELKDDNIEN; this comes from the coding sequence ATGGTTGAAGAACTGTATCTTCCTGTTATTGAAGGACTTGTATTCGCATCCGAGGATCCGATTACCTCGGATGAACTTGTAAGGGCTATCATCGCCATTGATGGAGAGACGACAACTATTTCTTCCGGTGACATCGATTCAGCTATCGATCTGATTAATCTAAAGTATGAACCGGCACACTTTCCCTTCAAAATCGTAAAAATTGCCGGTGGATTTCTGTTCGCAACCAAACCTGAACTGAGTAAATATCTCGGTTATCTTAATTCTGAAAAGATTAAAAGAAGACTCTCTCAGGCATCCCTTGAAACTCTTTCGATTATAGCCTATAAACAACCTATAACAAAACCTGACATCGAAGCCATAAGAGGCGTAAATTCAGATTATATTTTAAGCACACTGCTCGATAAAAGACTTATAACAATATCAGGGAGAGCCGAAACTGTCGGCAGACCTCTGCTTTACGGCACAACCGAAGAATTTCTTAAATATTTCGGCTTGAATAAAATTTCAGACCTGCCAAAACCGCGCGAGATCGATGAATTGATGCAAGATGAAGATTTTATTGAGCAGAAAAGAAAATTGATGATGCAAGCGGTTGAAGAAACAATAGAATTGGAATTAAAAGATGACAACATCGAAAATTAG
- the trpS gene encoding tryptophan--tRNA ligase — MQKKRILSGMRPTGKLHLGHYTGALENWIKLQDAYESYHLIADYHVLTTNLDSSNIYNDTIDMVIDWLAVGLDPEKVKMFRQSQIKEHTELFLIFSMLITANRLERNPSLKDQVRDLNIQQIVYGHLGYPVLQAADILIYKGAVVPVGEDQVPHVEITREIARRFNNQYGDVFPEPEPLLTVFSRFAGLDGEAKMSKSLGNTILLSDEPETVKQKLKKAVTDVLKVRRNDPGRPEVCVVFSYHKKFNPAEVEEIEAGCRSGALGCVDCKLNCASKISKFLEPVLEKRKTYENNISLVLDVIADGEKAARAVANETMTAVRKNMNLG, encoded by the coding sequence ATGCAGAAAAAACGAATTTTAAGCGGGATGCGTCCGACCGGAAAGCTTCATCTCGGACATTACACCGGTGCCCTTGAAAACTGGATAAAATTACAGGATGCCTACGAAAGTTACCATCTTATCGCAGATTACCATGTACTGACCACTAATCTGGACTCATCAAATATTTATAATGATACCATCGATATGGTAATCGACTGGCTTGCTGTTGGGTTGGATCCTGAAAAAGTAAAAATGTTCAGACAGTCGCAGATAAAGGAACATACTGAGCTGTTTTTGATTTTCTCAATGCTCATAACTGCAAACAGACTTGAGAGAAATCCTTCTTTGAAAGATCAGGTAAGAGACCTTAATATACAACAGATTGTATATGGCCACCTTGGATACCCTGTATTACAGGCAGCGGATATCCTGATTTACAAAGGGGCCGTTGTTCCCGTGGGTGAAGATCAGGTTCCACATGTCGAGATTACCCGTGAAATCGCTCGCCGGTTTAACAATCAGTATGGCGATGTTTTCCCTGAACCTGAGCCTCTTCTGACGGTTTTTTCCCGTTTTGCAGGACTGGACGGCGAGGCAAAGATGAGCAAGTCTCTTGGAAATACCATACTTCTTTCAGACGAGCCTGAAACTGTAAAACAAAAACTTAAAAAAGCCGTCACCGATGTACTAAAGGTGAGACGCAATGATCCGGGAAGACCTGAAGTCTGCGTGGTTTTCTCATACCATAAAAAATTCAATCCCGCTGAAGTTGAAGAAATTGAAGCAGGTTGCAGAAGTGGTGCTCTTGGATGTGTCGATTGTAAACTTAATTGTGCTTCAAAGATATCGAAATTCCTCGAGCCGGTGCTCGAAAAGAGAAAAACATACGAGAACAACATCTCACTGGTTCTTGATGTAATTGCCGATGGTGAAAAGGCCGCCAGGGCAGTTGCCAATGAAACCATGACGGCAGTCAGAAAAAACATGAATCTCGGCTAA
- a CDS encoding T9SS type A sorting domain-containing protein produces MTKKSLSIILVLFLFSATSAYSQLLNENFNYPVGDSVSAHGWNGHSGFLTNNILVGSPGLEFPGYFVTGGNAALVNNTGQDINKTFDSVSAGSVYASFLLKVTAAPVTGYFFHLGRNPFNTFDFRARVWAKPEGANYRLGISFSGNADTIFSTGTYNIDSTYLVVVKYKVEAAADDSVSLYVFKPGDNITAEPAVPTAGPKSTTGGDISPGAVALRQYNAAQRFTVDNILVSTSWMLSIVPVEFTSFSATSQNGKVNLAWETASETNNKGFEVQRSLDNQNFSNVGYVTGKGTTTKTSSYAFTDDFSVSGKVYYRLKQIDFDGTSAFSNTIEVESNMITGFELFQNYPNPFNPSTSINFTVSESGLATLKIFSVTGEEVANLFSQSVEKGTVYTVNFNAANLNSGVYFAQLSQGNNVKNIKLILNK; encoded by the coding sequence ATGACTAAAAAGTCACTTTCAATAATTCTTGTTCTGTTTCTATTCTCTGCGACCTCCGCTTATTCGCAATTACTTAATGAAAATTTCAACTATCCGGTTGGTGATTCAGTTTCCGCTCACGGTTGGAACGGACACAGCGGTTTTCTTACCAACAATATTCTGGTTGGGTCACCCGGTTTGGAATTTCCAGGCTATTTTGTAACAGGCGGAAATGCTGCCCTTGTAAATAACACAGGACAGGATATCAATAAAACTTTTGATTCGGTGAGTGCCGGAAGTGTCTATGCTTCATTCCTTCTGAAAGTTACCGCTGCACCTGTTACCGGTTATTTCTTCCATCTTGGTCGCAATCCTTTTAATACTTTTGATTTCAGAGCAAGAGTATGGGCAAAACCTGAAGGCGCCAACTACAGACTTGGCATCAGTTTCTCTGGCAATGCTGATACAATCTTCTCCACCGGAACTTACAATATTGACAGCACTTATCTTGTAGTGGTTAAATACAAAGTTGAAGCTGCTGCCGACGATTCAGTGAGTCTTTATGTCTTCAAACCAGGCGACAATATTACTGCAGAACCAGCAGTACCAACTGCAGGTCCGAAAAGCACTACAGGCGGTGATATATCACCCGGTGCAGTAGCTCTCAGACAGTACAACGCAGCTCAAAGATTCACAGTTGACAATATCCTTGTTTCAACAAGCTGGATGCTCAGTATAGTACCTGTTGAATTCACATCATTCTCTGCGACTTCGCAGAACGGCAAAGTAAATCTTGCGTGGGAAACTGCTTCAGAAACCAACAACAAAGGTTTTGAAGTTCAGAGAAGTCTTGATAATCAGAATTTCAGCAATGTTGGATATGTTACCGGTAAAGGTACAACCACCAAAACTTCCAGCTATGCCTTCACAGATGATTTCTCTGTCTCGGGCAAAGTTTATTACAGATTGAAACAGATCGATTTTGATGGAACCTCAGCATTCTCGAACACAATCGAAGTTGAATCAAATATGATTACCGGATTTGAATTGTTCCAGAACTACCCAAACCCGTTCAATCCTTCAACCAGCATCAACTTTACAGTTTCCGAATCCGGTTTGGCAACTTTGAAGATTTTCAGTGTTACAGGTGAAGAGGTTGCAAATCTCTTCAGTCAGTCAGTTGAAAAAGGAACTGTTTATACTGTTAATTTCAACGCAGCAAACCTGAACTCTGGTGTTTACTTTGCCCAGTTGTCACAAGGCAACAATGTAAAAAACATCAAACTGATTCTGAATAAATAA
- a CDS encoding segregation/condensation protein A translates to MFKVKLDSFEGPLDLLLFFIKRDELDIYDIPISYITNEFLKYLELIKILDLEQAGDFILLASTLMHIKVRMLLPKKIDEKGEEIDPRADLVKQLLEYKRYKEMADEFVFFESEQRKLFFRGNFNLDEKSTFDDTGLLLKNITVFDLARAFQKIMSNLKPEPVHQIKRVPVSIEDQMEFIRNQLLIEKRVIFSRMVTGLKIKIQIVYTFIALLEMVKMQLIGIKESDSFNDFEIYELENG, encoded by the coding sequence ATGTTCAAAGTCAAACTCGACTCGTTCGAAGGTCCTCTTGATCTTCTCCTCTTCTTCATCAAAAGGGATGAACTTGATATCTACGATATTCCGATTTCATACATTACCAATGAATTTCTGAAGTATCTGGAGTTAATCAAAATTCTTGACCTCGAACAGGCTGGTGACTTCATCCTGCTGGCATCCACGCTGATGCACATTAAGGTAAGGATGCTGCTTCCAAAGAAGATTGACGAAAAGGGGGAGGAAATAGATCCCCGGGCTGATCTTGTAAAACAACTTTTGGAATACAAAAGATACAAGGAAATGGCTGATGAATTTGTCTTTTTTGAATCGGAACAGAGAAAATTGTTTTTCAGAGGCAATTTCAATCTCGATGAAAAATCGACATTTGATGATACCGGGCTGTTATTAAAAAACATTACTGTATTCGATCTTGCAAGGGCATTCCAAAAAATTATGTCCAATCTGAAACCGGAACCGGTACATCAAATTAAAAGAGTACCCGTAAGTATCGAGGACCAGATGGAGTTTATCCGAAATCAATTACTCATTGAAAAAAGAGTAATTTTTTCCAGAATGGTGACAGGATTAAAGATTAAAATCCAGATAGTCTATACATTCATCGCCTTGCTTGAGATGGTAAAAATGCAGTTGATCGGCATAAAGGAGTCCGACAGTTTTAATGATTTTGAAATTTATGAATTAGAAAATGGTTGA
- a CDS encoding HNH endonuclease, translating into MIYLGKAELVLADKERTIKSVRMNYPFPVVIRLRKYVHIPFKQVILTRKNILRRDGHKCVYCGKSDLALTIDHIIPKSKGGEDSWENLISACPRCNSKKGDRTPSEAGMPLHFQPYAPNNMFFIKFTVGILDNRWKPYLFTN; encoded by the coding sequence ATGATTTATCTTGGTAAAGCCGAGTTGGTGCTTGCTGACAAAGAGAGGACTATAAAAAGTGTCAGAATGAATTATCCCTTCCCGGTGGTAATCCGACTTAGGAAATATGTGCATATACCTTTTAAACAGGTAATCCTCACTCGAAAGAATATTCTAAGACGCGACGGACACAAATGCGTTTACTGTGGCAAATCTGATCTTGCTCTCACTATTGACCATATTATTCCCAAATCGAAAGGCGGAGAAGACTCATGGGAGAATCTGATTTCTGCCTGTCCAAGATGTAACAGCAAGAAAGGTGACCGTACACCATCTGAAGCAGGAATGCCGCTACACTTCCAGCCTTATGCTCCTAATAACATGTTTTTTATTAAATTTACAGTCGGTATTTTAGATAATCGCTGGAAACCATACCTTTTCACTAACTGA